A genome region from Geminicoccus roseus DSM 18922 includes the following:
- a CDS encoding LysR family transcriptional regulator, translated as MNIDDLHLFARIARLRSISSAARDLGLTPAGASARLAALEKSLGARLLHRTTRQATLTEDGLAFLPHAEQVVLAAEGARAALGRGQVAPRGTLRVAAPASFARMHIVPGLPEFCGQYPGLALDLRISDSVVDLVEGAFDVAVRYVELGDSTFVARRLAPDQRVLVASPEYLERRGRPGTPDDLADHACLVVGTLDLWTFRGKNGELIERRVAPQLRINDGVAVRDTACAGLGIALMATWCAADELRSGALVPVLPEYPLVSTQTLWALYPSSRELAPKVRVFIDWLAERFGRQPYWDRGLDEFLGSR; from the coding sequence ATGAACATCGACGACTTGCATCTGTTCGCGCGCATCGCCCGGCTTCGGAGCATCAGCTCGGCTGCCCGCGACCTGGGCCTCACCCCGGCGGGCGCCAGCGCCAGGCTGGCGGCGCTGGAGAAAAGCCTCGGGGCCAGGCTTCTGCACCGGACGACGCGGCAGGCGACCCTGACCGAGGACGGCCTGGCCTTCCTGCCGCATGCGGAGCAGGTCGTGCTTGCAGCGGAAGGCGCCCGGGCGGCGCTCGGGCGGGGGCAGGTAGCGCCGCGCGGCACCCTGCGGGTAGCGGCTCCGGCTTCGTTTGCGCGCATGCACATCGTGCCGGGCCTGCCCGAGTTCTGCGGCCAGTATCCCGGTCTGGCCCTGGACCTGCGCATCTCCGACAGCGTCGTCGATCTCGTCGAGGGCGCCTTCGACGTGGCGGTCCGCTATGTCGAGCTCGGCGATTCGACCTTCGTCGCGCGCCGGCTCGCCCCCGATCAGCGGGTGCTGGTCGCCTCGCCCGAGTATCTTGAGCGGCGCGGGCGTCCGGGCACGCCGGACGACCTCGCCGACCATGCCTGCCTCGTCGTCGGCACGCTCGATCTTTGGACGTTTCGGGGAAAGAACGGGGAGCTGATCGAGCGGCGTGTCGCGCCGCAGCTTCGGATCAACGACGGAGTGGCCGTGCGCGACACGGCCTGCGCAGGGCTGGGGATTGCCCTGATGGCGACCTGGTGCGCGGCGGACGAGCTTCGATCCGGCGCCCTCGTGCCAGTTCTTCCCGAGTACCCCCTCGTTTCGACCCAGACCCTTTGGGCCCTCTACCCGAGCTCGCGCGAGCTGGCGCCGAAGGTGAGGGTCTTCATCGACTGGCTGGCCGAGCGGTTCGGGCGACAACCCTATTGGGATAGAGGCCTGGACGAATTCCTGGGGAGCCGTTGA
- a CDS encoding selenium-binding family protein codes for MASGNGQHETSTCCGPGYASPKAAMAAPREKLLYVIGLYTGTGVDAPDYLATVDVDPSSPTHGQVVHRLEMPNKGDELHHFGWNACSSCHGDASAERRFLVVPGFKSSRIHIIDVADARAPKMHKVIEPEEVIGKTGLTGPHTVHCLGKQIIISMLGNAEGEGPGGFLTMDQDFNVTGRWEKDLGAMKYGYDFWYQPRHNVMVSSEFGAPNAFFDGFKLEDVAGGRYGRQLHFWNFEERRVEKSHDLGQDGMIPLEVRFHHDPDSTHGYVGVALSSNVWHWHKNGQGWQLEKVIQEDPVEIENFPVPLPPLITDILLSMDDRFMYFSNWLHGDLRQYDISDPAKPKLTGQVWIGGLLGKAPEVNGHKVAGGPQMLQLSLDGKRLYCTTSLLSSWDNQFYPSMDQQGSCLLQIDCDTDKGGLSINKDVFVDFGQEPKGPARAHEMRYPGGDCTSDIWV; via the coding sequence ATGGCAAGCGGAAACGGCCAGCACGAGACCTCGACCTGCTGCGGGCCGGGCTATGCCTCGCCCAAGGCGGCGATGGCGGCGCCGCGCGAGAAGCTGCTCTACGTGATCGGCCTCTACACCGGCACCGGCGTGGACGCGCCGGACTATCTGGCCACCGTCGACGTGGATCCTTCCAGCCCGACCCACGGCCAGGTCGTCCACCGGCTGGAGATGCCGAACAAGGGCGACGAGCTGCATCATTTCGGCTGGAACGCCTGCTCGTCCTGCCACGGCGACGCCTCGGCCGAGCGCCGCTTCCTCGTCGTGCCGGGCTTCAAGTCCAGCCGCATCCACATCATCGACGTGGCGGATGCCCGCGCGCCGAAGATGCACAAGGTGATCGAGCCCGAGGAGGTGATCGGCAAGACCGGGCTGACCGGCCCGCACACCGTGCACTGCCTGGGCAAGCAGATCATCATCTCGATGCTGGGCAATGCCGAGGGCGAGGGGCCGGGCGGCTTCCTCACCATGGACCAGGACTTCAACGTCACCGGCCGCTGGGAGAAGGATCTCGGCGCCATGAAGTATGGCTACGACTTCTGGTACCAGCCGCGCCACAACGTGATGGTCTCCTCCGAATTCGGCGCGCCCAACGCCTTCTTCGACGGCTTCAAGCTGGAGGACGTGGCCGGGGGCCGCTACGGTCGCCAGCTGCATTTCTGGAACTTCGAGGAGCGCCGGGTCGAGAAAAGCCACGACCTCGGCCAGGACGGCATGATCCCGCTGGAGGTCCGCTTCCACCATGACCCGGACAGCACCCATGGCTATGTCGGCGTGGCGCTCTCCTCCAACGTCTGGCACTGGCACAAGAACGGGCAGGGCTGGCAGCTGGAGAAGGTGATCCAGGAGGACCCGGTCGAGATCGAGAACTTCCCGGTGCCGCTGCCGCCGCTGATCACCGACATCCTTTTGTCGATGGACGACCGGTTCATGTATTTCTCGAACTGGCTGCACGGCGACCTGCGCCAGTACGACATCAGCGACCCGGCGAAGCCCAAGCTCACCGGCCAGGTCTGGATCGGCGGCCTGCTCGGCAAGGCGCCGGAAGTGAACGGCCACAAGGTCGCCGGCGGCCCGCAGATGCTGCAGCTGTCCCTGGACGGCAAGCGGCTCTACTGCACCACCAGCCTGCTCTCCTCCTGGGACAACCAGTTCTACCCCTCGATGGACCAGCAGGGCTCCTGCCTGCTCCAGATCGACTGCGACACCGACAAGGGCGGGCTGTCGATCAACAAGGACGTGTTCGTCGATTTCGGCCAAGAGCCCAAGGGTCCCGCCCGCGCCCACGAGATGCGCTATCCCGGCGGCGACTGCACCTCCGACATCTGGGTCTGA
- a CDS encoding class I SAM-dependent methyltransferase translates to MDAVSRATPGFDAALAERFAGQVAQMLDQGAAAAMMSIGHRLGLFDRMAGLPPSTSTAIADTAGLAERYVREWLAVMVMAGVVRFDPATRRYHLPPEHAACLTRQAVPNNLAVYAQHVALLGKVEDQVIRCFETGQGMAYGDYPCFHELMAQDSVQTVTAMLFDHILPLADGLCARLEQGIDVLDAGCGRGAALLAMAERYPDSRFVGYDLGEDAIAFASEAARQAGLGNLRFAKRDLTGYREPNAWDLVTSFDAVHDQKDPEGLIRGLRASLKPGGTYLMQDIGGSAHLENNRDFPMAAFLYAISCAHCTPVSIGQGGPGLGTMWGWETAQRMLADAGFTQVERHVLPHDPMNVWFVARP, encoded by the coding sequence ATGGATGCTGTCAGTCGAGCAACGCCTGGCTTCGACGCGGCGCTGGCGGAACGCTTTGCCGGCCAGGTCGCCCAGATGCTGGACCAGGGGGCCGCCGCCGCGATGATGTCGATCGGGCACCGGCTCGGCCTGTTCGACCGCATGGCCGGCCTGCCGCCCTCCACCAGCACCGCGATCGCCGACACGGCCGGCCTTGCCGAGCGCTATGTGCGCGAATGGCTGGCGGTGATGGTGATGGCGGGCGTGGTCCGCTTCGACCCGGCCACCCGCCGCTACCATCTGCCGCCCGAGCACGCCGCCTGCCTGACCCGCCAGGCCGTACCCAACAACCTGGCCGTGTACGCCCAGCACGTGGCGCTGCTGGGCAAGGTCGAGGACCAGGTGATCCGCTGCTTCGAGACCGGTCAGGGGATGGCCTATGGCGACTATCCCTGCTTCCACGAGCTGATGGCGCAGGACAGCGTGCAGACGGTGACCGCCATGCTGTTCGACCACATCCTGCCGCTGGCGGACGGGCTCTGCGCCCGGCTGGAGCAGGGCATCGACGTGCTGGACGCCGGCTGCGGCCGGGGCGCCGCCCTGCTGGCCATGGCCGAGCGCTACCCGGACAGCCGCTTCGTCGGCTACGACCTGGGGGAGGACGCCATCGCGTTCGCCAGCGAGGCGGCGCGCCAGGCCGGCCTCGGCAACCTCCGCTTCGCGAAGCGCGACCTCACCGGCTACCGGGAACCCAATGCCTGGGACCTGGTGACCAGCTTCGACGCGGTGCACGACCAGAAGGACCCGGAAGGCCTGATCCGCGGCCTGCGCGCCTCGCTGAAACCCGGCGGCACCTACCTGATGCAGGACATCGGCGGCTCGGCGCATCTGGAGAACAACCGGGACTTCCCGATGGCGGCGTTCCTCTACGCCATCTCCTGCGCCCACTGCACCCCCGTCTCGATCGGCCAGGGCGGCCCCGGCCTCGGCACCATGTGGGGCTGGGAAACCGCCCAGCGCATGCTGGCCGACGCTGGCTTCACCCAGGTCGAGCGCCACGTCCTGCCGCACGACCCGATGAACGTCTGGTTCGTCGCCCGCCCGTGA
- a CDS encoding DoxX family protein, producing MFDKAAAWAPQMLSTLRIVTALIFLEHGTQKLLGFPAGGRAAEAFTLSWFSGVIELICGLALVVGFQSRLAAFVASGTMAFAYWIAHAPQNFFPVNNSGDAAILYCFVFLYLVFAGPGPWSVDAAMREKEAPRRA from the coding sequence ATGTTCGACAAGGCGGCCGCCTGGGCTCCGCAGATGCTCAGCACCCTGCGCATCGTCACGGCGCTGATCTTCCTGGAGCACGGCACCCAGAAGCTGCTGGGCTTTCCCGCGGGCGGGCGCGCGGCCGAAGCGTTCACGCTCTCGTGGTTCTCCGGCGTCATCGAGCTTATCTGCGGCCTGGCGCTCGTGGTCGGGTTCCAGAGCCGCCTGGCGGCCTTCGTGGCGTCCGGGACGATGGCGTTCGCCTACTGGATCGCGCACGCGCCGCAGAATTTCTTTCCGGTCAACAACAGCGGCGACGCGGCGATCCTCTACTGCTTCGTGTTCCTCTATCTGGTCTTCGCCGGGCCGGGGCCCTGGAGCGTCGACGCCGCGATGCGCGAAAAAGAGGCGCCGAGGCGGGCTTGA
- a CDS encoding zinc-dependent alcohol dehydrogenase family protein, producing the protein MTKTMKAIVLTRFGGPDAFELREVPVPKVGSRQVRVRVHATAVNPLDYQIRRGDYTNYVPLPAIIGHDISGVVEEVGSEVGEFAVGDEVYYTPKIFGGAGSYAEQHVADVELVGCKPKNLTHLEAASLTLVGGTVYEAFVQRAQLSVGETILIHGGAGGVGTIAIQVAKAIGARVITTARAGDHDFVRSLGADDAIDFTAEDYVDGVARLTGGAGVNVVFDTIGGDTLTRSPLALADLGRVVSLVDIARPQNLVEAWGKNAAYHFVFTRQNRGKLDGLTRLVERGLVKPVVGATLPLARMGEAHDLLENGTARGLRGKVAIDVTGEALVLPSVPQAA; encoded by the coding sequence GTGACCAAGACCATGAAGGCGATCGTCCTCACCCGCTTCGGCGGACCGGATGCGTTCGAGCTGCGCGAGGTGCCGGTGCCAAAGGTCGGTTCACGCCAGGTGCGGGTGCGGGTGCACGCCACGGCCGTCAATCCGCTCGACTACCAGATCCGCCGCGGCGACTACACGAACTACGTGCCGCTGCCCGCCATTATCGGCCATGACATCTCGGGCGTCGTCGAGGAGGTGGGATCCGAGGTCGGCGAGTTCGCCGTGGGCGACGAGGTCTACTACACGCCAAAGATCTTCGGCGGCGCCGGCTCGTATGCCGAGCAGCATGTCGCCGATGTCGAGCTTGTCGGCTGCAAGCCCAAGAACCTCACCCACCTCGAGGCCGCGAGCCTGACGCTTGTCGGCGGCACGGTCTACGAGGCGTTCGTCCAGCGCGCGCAGCTGAGCGTCGGCGAGACGATCCTCATCCATGGCGGGGCCGGCGGCGTGGGCACGATCGCGATCCAGGTCGCCAAGGCGATCGGCGCGCGGGTGATCACGACGGCGCGCGCCGGCGACCACGACTTCGTGCGCTCGCTCGGGGCCGACGACGCGATCGACTTCACCGCCGAGGACTATGTGGACGGTGTCGCCCGGCTGACCGGGGGAGCGGGCGTCAACGTCGTCTTCGACACCATCGGCGGCGACACGCTCACCAGGAGTCCCCTGGCGCTTGCCGACCTGGGGCGCGTCGTCAGCCTGGTCGACATCGCCCGGCCGCAGAACCTGGTCGAGGCATGGGGGAAGAACGCGGCGTACCACTTCGTGTTCACCCGCCAGAACCGCGGCAAGCTGGATGGGCTCACCCGTCTGGTCGAGCGCGGGCTGGTGAAGCCCGTGGTCGGGGCGACGCTGCCGCTGGCGCGGATGGGAGAGGCGCACGACCTCCTGGAGAACGGCACCGCACGGGGCCTGCGCGGCAAGGTCGCGATCGATGTGACGGGCGAGGCGCTCGTCCTGCCCTCCGTTCCGCAGGCCGCCTGA
- a CDS encoding NAD(P)-dependent oxidoreductase: protein MHYAFIGLGHLGGHLAMNLVKGGFAVTVHDLDRDAAAGLVQAGARFAASAALAVAEADALITCLPSPKASTAVLEAVLPHLRPGTTWIEMSTVDFPVLADLARRAEEAGVVTLACPVTGGVHKAKSGEITILVGGAKGTYERHAPALKAMGGAVIHLGGLEQAATVKVMTNMLAFIHLIAAGEALMVCKQAGVDLKDAFEAIRASSGNSFVHETESQVILNGSYDIGFTMDLAVKDAGFALEIGRRLGVPLKLASMMEQTFLEGRARYGGNAWSSMIVKLLEDTTGSALRAPGFPARLGEAD from the coding sequence ATGCATTACGCCTTCATCGGCCTTGGCCATCTGGGCGGGCACCTGGCGATGAACCTGGTGAAGGGCGGCTTTGCCGTCACCGTCCACGACCTGGACCGGGACGCCGCTGCCGGCCTGGTCCAGGCGGGGGCCCGCTTTGCCGCCAGCGCCGCCCTGGCCGTCGCCGAGGCCGACGCGCTGATCACCTGCCTGCCCTCGCCCAAGGCGTCGACCGCGGTGCTGGAGGCGGTGCTGCCGCATCTGCGCCCGGGCACCACCTGGATCGAGATGAGCACGGTGGACTTCCCGGTGCTGGCGGACCTGGCCAGGCGCGCGGAGGAGGCGGGCGTGGTGACGCTGGCCTGCCCGGTCACCGGCGGGGTGCACAAGGCGAAGAGCGGCGAGATCACCATCCTGGTGGGCGGGGCGAAAGGCACGTACGAGCGCCACGCCCCGGCGCTCAAGGCCATGGGCGGCGCGGTGATCCATCTGGGCGGGCTGGAGCAGGCGGCGACCGTCAAGGTGATGACCAACATGCTGGCCTTCATCCACCTGATCGCGGCCGGCGAGGCGCTGATGGTGTGCAAGCAGGCGGGCGTCGACCTGAAGGACGCCTTCGAGGCGATCCGGGCCAGCTCCGGCAACAGCTTCGTCCACGAGACCGAGAGCCAGGTGATCCTGAACGGCAGCTACGACATCGGCTTCACCATGGACCTGGCGGTCAAGGATGCCGGGTTCGCCCTGGAGATCGGCCGCCGCCTGGGTGTGCCGCTCAAGCTCGCCTCGATGATGGAGCAGACCTTTCTGGAAGGCCGCGCCCGCTATGGCGGCAACGCCTGGTCGTCGATGATCGTGAAGCTCCTGGAGGACACGACCGGGTCGGCGTTGCGGGCACCGGGCTTCCCGGCCAGACTTGGCGAGGCGGACTGA
- a CDS encoding TRAP transporter substrate-binding protein, with translation MRFLATMAAVLALSAGGAQAVETIKFSHVVADNTPKGQAALKFKERAEALLPGEVEVEVYPNSQLFGDAKEMEALALGDVQMIAPSLSKFDRFTKKLQVFDLPFLFDDIQAVDRFQSSEVGQGLLTELEDMGFIGLAYWHNGMKQLSAKQPLIEPKDAEGLKFRVQNSDVLVAQFQAVGAVPQKMAFAEVYQALQVGTVDGQENTWSNSFSQKYQEVQSDFTISNHGLVDYAVVVNAEWWNGLSDEVRAGLTTALEEATALNNEIAEKLNQDARAKIAESNGVTIHELTPEQRAAWVEAMQPVWKQFEEDIGADLIEAAASANQS, from the coding sequence ATGCGATTTCTGGCGACGATGGCCGCGGTGCTGGCCCTGTCCGCGGGCGGGGCGCAGGCGGTCGAGACGATCAAGTTCAGCCATGTGGTCGCCGACAACACGCCCAAGGGCCAGGCGGCGCTGAAGTTCAAGGAGCGGGCCGAAGCGCTCCTGCCGGGCGAGGTCGAGGTCGAGGTCTACCCGAACTCGCAGCTGTTCGGCGACGCCAAGGAGATGGAGGCGCTGGCGCTGGGCGACGTGCAGATGATCGCGCCCTCGCTCTCCAAGTTCGACCGCTTCACCAAGAAGCTGCAGGTGTTCGACCTGCCGTTCCTGTTCGACGACATCCAGGCGGTCGACCGCTTCCAGTCCTCCGAGGTCGGCCAGGGCCTGCTCACCGAGCTGGAGGACATGGGCTTCATCGGCCTGGCCTACTGGCACAACGGCATGAAGCAGCTCTCGGCCAAGCAGCCGCTGATCGAGCCGAAGGACGCCGAGGGGCTCAAATTCCGGGTGCAGAACTCCGACGTGCTGGTGGCGCAGTTCCAGGCGGTGGGCGCCGTCCCGCAGAAGATGGCGTTCGCGGAAGTCTACCAGGCGCTCCAGGTCGGCACGGTGGACGGCCAGGAGAACACCTGGTCGAACTCGTTCAGCCAGAAATACCAGGAAGTGCAGAGCGACTTCACCATCTCCAACCACGGCCTCGTGGACTATGCGGTGGTGGTCAACGCCGAGTGGTGGAACGGCCTGTCCGACGAGGTCCGCGCCGGGCTGACCACCGCGCTGGAGGAGGCGACCGCGCTCAACAACGAGATCGCGGAGAAGCTGAACCAGGACGCCCGCGCCAAGATCGCCGAGAGCAATGGCGTCACCATCCACGAGCTGACGCCTGAGCAGCGCGCCGCCTGGGTCGAGGCGATGCAGCCGGTCT